In Pseudomonas fluorescens, one genomic interval encodes:
- the modA gene encoding molybdate ABC transporter substrate-binding protein gives MTIRAPRFAPTCLATLLSVFAFGTAQADEVQVAVAANFTAPIQAIAADFEKDTGHKLVAAYGATGQFYTQIKNGAPFEVFLSADDTTPEKLEKEGDTVKGSRFTYAIGTLALWSAKEGYVDAKGEVLKKNEYQHLSIANPKAAPYGLAATQVLEKLNLTEATKAKIVEGQNITQAYQFVSTGNAELGFVALSQIYKDGKVTSGSAWIVPASMHEPIKQDAVILNKGKDSAAAKALVEYLKGPKAAAVIKSYGYQL, from the coding sequence ATGACCATTCGTGCCCCACGTTTTGCCCCAACCTGCCTGGCCACCCTGCTTTCGGTATTCGCCTTCGGTACCGCTCAGGCTGATGAAGTGCAGGTGGCCGTTGCCGCCAACTTCACCGCGCCGATCCAGGCAATTGCTGCCGATTTCGAAAAAGACACCGGGCACAAACTGGTCGCCGCCTACGGTGCCACCGGTCAGTTCTATACCCAGATCAAAAACGGCGCGCCGTTCGAAGTGTTCCTCTCGGCGGACGACACCACGCCGGAAAAACTGGAAAAAGAAGGCGACACCGTCAAGGGTTCGCGCTTCACCTACGCCATCGGCACCCTGGCGCTGTGGTCGGCGAAAGAAGGTTATGTCGACGCCAAAGGTGAAGTCCTGAAGAAGAATGAATACCAGCACCTGTCCATCGCCAATCCGAAAGCCGCGCCATACGGTCTGGCCGCTACTCAAGTGCTGGAAAAACTCAATCTGACTGAGGCGACCAAGGCGAAGATCGTCGAAGGCCAGAACATCACCCAGGCCTACCAGTTCGTGTCCACCGGCAACGCCGAACTGGGTTTTGTCGCACTGTCGCAGATCTACAAGGACGGCAAGGTCACCAGCGGTTCGGCGTGGATCGTTCCAGCGAGCATGCACGAACCGATCAAACAGGACGCGGTGATTCTCAACAAAGGCAAGGACAGCGCCGCCGCCAAAGCGCTGGTTGAATACCTCAAGGGCCCGAAAGCCGCTGCGGTGATCAAGTCCTACGGTTACCAGCTCTAA
- the modB gene encoding molybdate ABC transporter permease subunit, translating to MSLTSADFAAIWLTLKLASLTTAILLVVGTPIALWLSRSRSWLRGPIGAIVALPLVLPPTVIGFYLLLAMGPNGFLGHFTQWLGLGTLTFSFTGLVIGSVIYSMPFVVQPLQNAFSAIGTRPLEVAATLRANPWDTFFSVILPLARPGFVTAAILGFAHTVGEFGVVLMIGGNIPDKTRVVSVQIYDHVEAMEYAQAHWLAGAMLVFSFLVLLALYSSRKTRAGWS from the coding sequence ATGTCGCTGACGAGTGCCGACTTCGCGGCGATCTGGCTGACCCTGAAACTGGCGTCCCTGACCACCGCTATCCTACTGGTCGTCGGCACGCCGATTGCCCTGTGGTTGTCGCGCAGCCGTTCCTGGCTGCGTGGCCCCATCGGCGCTATCGTCGCCCTGCCCCTCGTACTGCCGCCGACCGTGATCGGCTTCTATCTGCTGCTGGCGATGGGGCCCAATGGCTTTCTCGGCCACTTCACGCAATGGCTGGGTCTGGGCACTCTGACCTTCAGTTTTACCGGGCTGGTGATCGGTTCGGTGATCTATTCCATGCCGTTTGTGGTGCAACCGTTGCAGAACGCGTTCTCCGCCATCGGCACCCGCCCACTGGAAGTGGCCGCGACCCTGCGCGCCAATCCCTGGGACACTTTTTTCAGCGTGATCCTGCCGTTGGCCCGCCCCGGTTTCGTGACGGCGGCGATCCTCGGTTTCGCGCATACCGTTGGTGAATTCGGCGTGGTGCTGATGATCGGCGGCAACATTCCCGACAAGACCCGCGTGGTCTCGGTGCAGATCTACGACCATGTCGAGGCGATGGAATATGCCCAGGCCCATTGGCTGGCCGGGGCGATGCTGGTGTTTTCGTTTCTGGTGTTGCTGGCGCTCTACTCCAGCCGCAAGACCCGCGCGGGCTGGAGCTGA
- the modC gene encoding molybdenum ABC transporter ATP-binding protein, translating into MIDARLKITYPGFSLDVDLHLPGRGVTALYGHSGSGKTTCLRCIAGLERAEQGFIQINDEIWQDSERRIFVPPHKRALGYVFQEASLFPHLSVLANLQFGLKRIAKAQRRVDMAQATELLGIGHLLERHPQHLSGGERQRVGIARALLTSPKLLLMDEPLAALDSQRKNEILPYLQRLHDELDIPVLYVSHAQDEVARLADHLVLLSDGKALASGPIGETLARLDLPMALGDDAGVIIEGQVSAYDAEYQLLSLQLPATAMNIRVTHAPMAVGQALRCKVHARDISLALHNSEASSILNRLPVTVVNELAADNAAHVLIRLDAGGTPLLARITRFSRDQLGIHPGQHLWAQIKAVAVLA; encoded by the coding sequence ATGATTGATGCACGTCTGAAAATCACTTATCCGGGTTTCAGCCTTGATGTCGATCTGCATTTGCCGGGGCGTGGCGTGACTGCGCTGTATGGTCATTCCGGGTCGGGCAAAACCACTTGCCTGCGCTGTATCGCCGGGCTTGAGCGAGCCGAGCAGGGTTTCATCCAGATCAACGACGAAATCTGGCAGGACAGCGAACGGCGGATTTTCGTCCCGCCGCACAAACGTGCGCTGGGTTACGTGTTCCAGGAAGCCAGTTTGTTTCCGCACCTGTCAGTGCTGGCCAACCTGCAATTTGGCCTTAAACGCATTGCCAAGGCCCAGCGCCGGGTCGACATGGCGCAAGCCACCGAGCTGCTAGGCATCGGCCATCTGCTGGAGCGCCATCCGCAACACCTGTCCGGGGGGGAACGTCAGCGTGTCGGCATCGCCCGCGCGCTGTTGACCAGCCCGAAACTGCTGTTGATGGATGAGCCATTGGCCGCCCTCGACAGTCAGCGTAAAAACGAAATCCTGCCGTACCTGCAACGTCTGCACGACGAGCTGGACATCCCGGTGCTCTACGTCAGCCACGCGCAGGATGAGGTGGCCCGCCTGGCCGATCATCTGGTGCTGCTCAGCGACGGCAAGGCCCTGGCCAGCGGCCCGATTGGCGAGACCCTTGCCCGGCTGGACCTGCCAATGGCGTTGGGCGATGACGCCGGAGTGATCATCGAAGGCCAGGTCAGCGCCTATGATGCCGAGTACCAGTTGCTGAGTCTGCAATTGCCGGCGACTGCCATGAACATCCGGGTGACTCACGCGCCGATGGCAGTCGGTCAGGCCCTGCGCTGCAAGGTGCACGCCCGCGATATCAGTCTGGCCCTGCACAACAGCGAGGCCAGCAGCATCCTCAATCGCTTGCCGGTGACCGTGGTCAACGAGCTGGCGGCGGACAATGCCGCGCATGTGCTGATTCGTCTGGATGCCGGCGGCACACCGCTGTTGGCGCGGATCACGCGGTTTTCCCGGGATCAGCTCGGCATCCACCCGGGCCAGCATTTGTGGGCGCAGATCAAGGCTGTCGCCGTGCTGGCCTGA
- a CDS encoding DNA topoisomerase IB — protein sequence MPDTALADVLPPDLHYVDDTQPGLTRKKLRGKFAYFDPAGQRITDPDEIKRINSLAVPPAYTDVWICADPRGHLQATGRDARGRKQYRYHPRWREVRDADKYSRLREFGMALPKLRKQLETLLDAPGFSRDKVMATVITLLDATLIRVGNTQYARDNRSYGLTTLRSRHVEVNGSAILFQFRGKSGIEHQITVKDRRLARIIKRCLEIPGQNLFQYLDENGERHTVSSHDVNSYLQTLTGADFTAKDYRTWAGSALALAVLRELQWESEAEAKRHVVEMVKSVSKQLGNTPAVCRKCYIHPAVVERFLLGAMAELPRPRVRKGLRSEEVALAMFLEQMMDAS from the coding sequence ATGCCCGACACCGCACTAGCCGACGTCTTACCGCCCGACCTGCATTACGTCGACGATACCCAACCCGGCCTCACCCGTAAAAAGCTGCGTGGCAAGTTCGCCTATTTCGATCCGGCCGGGCAGCGCATCACCGACCCTGATGAGATCAAACGGATCAATTCGCTGGCAGTGCCGCCGGCCTACACCGACGTGTGGATCTGCGCCGATCCGCGTGGCCATTTGCAGGCCACCGGACGCGATGCCCGGGGCCGCAAGCAGTATCGCTATCACCCGCGCTGGCGCGAGGTGCGCGATGCCGACAAGTACTCGCGCTTGCGTGAGTTCGGCATGGCATTGCCGAAGTTGCGCAAACAGCTTGAAACCCTGCTGGACGCCCCCGGCTTCAGCCGCGACAAAGTCATGGCCACGGTCATCACGCTGCTCGACGCCACGCTGATCCGCGTCGGCAACACCCAGTACGCGCGGGACAACCGTTCCTATGGCCTGACCACCCTGCGCAGCCGACATGTCGAGGTCAACGGCAGCGCGATCCTGTTCCAGTTTCGCGGCAAAAGCGGCATCGAACACCAGATCACCGTCAAGGATCGTCGCCTGGCGCGCATCATCAAGCGCTGCCTGGAAATCCCCGGACAGAATCTGTTTCAGTATCTGGACGAAAACGGCGAGCGGCACACCGTCAGTTCCCACGACGTCAACAGCTACCTGCAAACCCTCACCGGCGCTGACTTCACCGCCAAGGATTACCGCACCTGGGCCGGCAGCGCACTGGCTTTGGCGGTATTACGCGAACTGCAATGGGAGTCGGAAGCCGAGGCGAAACGGCACGTGGTGGAGATGGTCAAGAGCGTGTCCAAACAGCTGGGCAACACCCCGGCGGTGTGCCGCAAGTGCTACATCCATCCGGCCGTGGTCGAGCGTTTCCTGCTCGGTGCGATGGCCGAACTGCCACGCCCTAGGGTGCGCAAGGGCTTGCGCTCCGAGGAAGTGGCGCTGGCGATGTTTCTCGAGCAAATGATGGACGCGTCTTGA
- a CDS encoding ABC-F family ATP-binding cassette domain-containing protein — MTHVSRTPALVSLNQTSFQFANGETIFNDLNLQFDHTHTAIVGRNGVGKSVLAKLIAGHLQPTAGSVTCSVPLAYVAQTFTADARQTVADATGTADALRALQRLQSGEAAAEDFDILGERWDLPERLRQSLDNAGLPDIAPTDLTQPLSGGQQARLALIGAFLSPARLLVLDEPTNHLDGPGRDWLMSELERWRGGLIVVSHDRQLLERMQRIVELTPLGVTVYGGNFSAYQQQRQIHQATAQAALDQSRTERRREQQRLQNEHDTIQRHAARSLRNAKTANVSGFERAGLKGAARQIMGQVRHGHQQRKSELDARVRDAYAKVLADDAVLMNLPGSAVPAARRVCSLIDTCLPWLPAQPFNLTLSGPVRVAVIGPNGCGKSTLLRVLAGQMHPASGECITHVPAAYLDQHLKLLDDRLSVIEQLLALQSPLSESELRSHLAHLQLDAQRVTRASASLSGGERLKAALAVALWGKTPAQLLLLDEPSNHLDLPSVQAFEQALQTFPGAIFAVSHDTEFLQALKPTHHLDWHATEWRLQPTN, encoded by the coding sequence ATGACTCACGTCTCGCGTACGCCTGCCCTCGTCTCCCTGAATCAAACCAGTTTTCAGTTCGCTAATGGCGAGACGATTTTCAACGACCTGAATCTGCAATTCGATCACACCCACACCGCCATCGTCGGGCGCAACGGCGTCGGTAAAAGCGTGCTGGCCAAGCTGATTGCCGGACATTTACAACCGACTGCCGGTAGCGTCACCTGCTCGGTGCCATTGGCTTATGTGGCGCAAACATTCACCGCCGATGCGCGGCAGACCGTGGCCGACGCCACCGGCACCGCCGACGCCCTTCGCGCATTGCAACGGCTGCAGTCTGGCGAGGCGGCAGCAGAGGATTTCGACATCCTCGGCGAGCGCTGGGATCTGCCCGAACGCCTGCGCCAATCGCTGGATAACGCCGGTCTGCCGGACATTGCTCCCACGGATCTGACCCAACCGCTGAGCGGTGGCCAGCAGGCACGGCTGGCCTTGATCGGGGCGTTTCTGAGTCCGGCGCGCCTGTTGGTGCTGGATGAGCCGACCAATCATCTCGACGGCCCCGGCCGCGACTGGTTGATGAGCGAACTGGAACGCTGGCGCGGCGGATTGATCGTCGTCAGTCACGACCGGCAATTGCTTGAGCGCATGCAGCGTATCGTCGAGCTGACGCCGCTGGGTGTCACGGTGTACGGCGGCAATTTTTCCGCTTACCAGCAGCAACGGCAAATCCATCAGGCAACGGCGCAAGCGGCGCTGGACCAAAGCCGAACCGAGCGCCGGCGCGAGCAGCAGCGCTTGCAAAACGAGCACGACACCATCCAGCGGCATGCCGCCCGCTCACTGCGCAATGCCAAAACCGCCAACGTCTCGGGCTTCGAGCGCGCCGGCCTGAAAGGTGCCGCGAGGCAGATCATGGGCCAGGTGCGTCATGGTCATCAGCAGCGCAAATCGGAGCTTGATGCACGGGTGCGCGATGCCTATGCCAAAGTGCTCGCGGATGATGCGGTGCTGATGAACCTGCCCGGCAGCGCAGTGCCTGCTGCGCGCAGAGTCTGCTCGTTGATTGATACGTGCCTGCCATGGCTGCCGGCGCAACCGTTCAATCTCACGCTGAGCGGTCCTGTGCGCGTCGCCGTCATTGGTCCGAATGGCTGCGGCAAATCGACGTTGCTCAGAGTGCTCGCAGGTCAAATGCATCCCGCCAGCGGCGAATGCATCACCCATGTTCCTGCGGCTTATCTGGACCAGCATCTGAAGCTGCTGGATGACCGTCTCAGCGTCATCGAGCAACTGCTCGCGCTGCAGAGTCCGTTGAGTGAGAGCGAATTGCGCAGCCATCTGGCGCATCTGCAACTGGACGCGCAGCGGGTCACTCGAGCGAGCGCTTCACTGAGCGGTGGAGAACGTTTGAAAGCCGCGCTGGCGGTGGCCTTGTGGGGCAAGACACCTGCGCAATTGTTGCTGCTCGATGAGCCGAGCAATCATCTGGATCTACCATCGGTTCAGGCTTTCGAGCAGGCATTGCAGACGTTTCCCGGCGCAATTTTTGCGGTTTCCCACGACACTGAGTTTCTACAGGCGTTGAAACCGACGCACCACCTGGATTGGCATGCCACAGAGTGGCGGCTGCAACCGACGAACTGA
- the msrA gene encoding peptide-methionine (S)-S-oxide reductase MsrA, producing MTGQTETAILAGGCFWGMQDLLRRYPGVLETRVGYSGGDVPNATYRNHGNHAEAIEIIFDPAVISYRQILEFFFQIHDPSTPNRQGNDLGPSYRSAIYYLSEEQRDIAEDTAADVDASGLWPGRVVTEIEPAGPFWEAEPEHQDYLERIPNGYTCHFIRPNWKLPKRS from the coding sequence ATGACCGGACAAACCGAAACCGCGATTCTCGCCGGGGGCTGCTTCTGGGGCATGCAGGACCTGCTGCGGCGTTATCCCGGTGTGCTGGAAACCCGCGTCGGTTACAGCGGCGGCGATGTACCGAACGCCACCTACCGCAACCACGGCAACCACGCTGAAGCCATCGAAATCATCTTCGACCCGGCGGTGATCAGCTACCGGCAGATCCTCGAGTTCTTCTTCCAGATCCACGATCCGAGTACGCCCAACCGCCAAGGCAACGATCTCGGCCCCAGCTATCGTTCGGCGATCTATTATCTCAGCGAAGAGCAACGCGACATCGCCGAGGATACCGCCGCCGACGTTGACGCTTCCGGTCTCTGGCCGGGCCGAGTAGTCACCGAAATCGAACCGGCGGGGCCGTTCTGGGAAGCGGAACCTGAGCACCAGGACTACCTGGAGCGGATACCGAATGGCTACACCTGCCACTTCATCCGTCCGAACTGGAAGTTGCCCAAGCGCAGCTAA
- a CDS encoding YceK/YidQ family lipoprotein: MLAAASVTGCGTINTTFRDDAVASNKLARWHSHCDSVPRIYSGTVFNYCTLDAEPRRSTGFDGYPAPALIVLDMGLSAVTDTVVLPYSIYLQNKHGDIKKARFE; the protein is encoded by the coding sequence ATGCTCGCGGCCGCTTCAGTGACCGGGTGCGGAACAATCAACACGACCTTCCGGGACGATGCCGTGGCTAGCAATAAACTGGCTCGTTGGCATTCCCATTGTGACTCGGTTCCGCGAATCTACAGCGGTACAGTCTTTAATTACTGCACGCTAGACGCGGAACCACGGCGTAGCACTGGTTTCGATGGATACCCTGCGCCCGCACTTATTGTTCTCGACATGGGGCTCTCAGCGGTTACAGACACTGTCGTGCTGCCCTATTCCATCTACCTGCAGAACAAGCACGGCGATATCAAGAAGGCTCGTTTCGAGTAG
- the pgsA gene encoding CDP-diacylglycerol--glycerol-3-phosphate 3-phosphatidyltransferase — translation MNIPNLITVLRVLLIPIFILLFYLPYQWSYMASASVFAFAAATDWLDGYLARRLEQSTPFGAFLDPVADKLMVAVALVLLVQEHGNLWLTLPAAVIIGREIVVSALREWMAELGARAHVAVSNLGKWKTAAQMLALVILLANPRDFSFWVLLGYALLMISAGLTLWSMVQYLRAAWPHLKTDVEKK, via the coding sequence ATGAATATCCCTAATCTGATTACCGTTCTCCGCGTCCTGCTCATCCCGATCTTCATTTTGCTGTTTTACCTGCCTTACCAGTGGAGCTATATGGCCTCCGCTTCGGTATTCGCCTTTGCGGCGGCAACTGATTGGCTGGATGGCTATCTGGCCCGCCGCCTTGAACAAAGCACGCCGTTCGGCGCGTTTCTCGATCCGGTTGCCGACAAGCTGATGGTGGCAGTCGCTTTGGTACTGCTGGTTCAGGAACACGGCAATTTGTGGCTGACACTTCCCGCAGCCGTCATCATCGGCCGCGAGATTGTCGTATCGGCCTTGCGTGAATGGATGGCCGAACTCGGTGCCCGCGCTCATGTAGCAGTGTCCAATCTCGGCAAGTGGAAAACCGCGGCGCAGATGCTGGCGCTGGTGATCCTGCTGGCCAATCCCCGCGATTTCAGCTTCTGGGTGCTGCTGGGTTACGCCTTGCTGATGATCTCGGCGGGCCTGACGTTGTGGTCGATGGTTCAATACCTGCGGGCCGCCTGGCCGCATCTGAAAACCGACGTTGAAAAGAAATAA
- the uvrC gene encoding excinuclease ABC subunit UvrC, which yields MTEVFDSGAFLATVSGRPGVYRMFDSDARLLYVGKAKNLKKRLASYFRKTGLAPKTAALVGRIAQVETTITANETEALLLEQTLIKEWRPPYNILLRDDKSYPYVFLSDGQFPRLSIHRGAKKAKGKYFGPYPSAGAIRESLSLLQKTFFVRQCEDSYYKNRTRPCLQYQIKRCKAPCVGLVEPEVYAEDVRHSVMFLEGRSHALTNELSTAMEEAAINLEFERAAELRDQIALLRRVQDQQSMEGGTGDIDVIAAFVNPGGACVHLISVRGGRVLGSKNFFPQVGIEEEVAEVMAAFLGQYYISSPERDLPGELIVNVVPEDATALIDAIHELRGRELSISHRVRGTRARWQQLAVTNAEQALGARLANRQHTAARFDALAEVLNLDEPPQRLECYDISHSSGEATVASCVVFGPEGAIKSDYRRYNIEGVTAGDDYAAMHQALTRRFSKLKDGEGKLPDILLVDGGKGQLSMARDVLNELAVPDLILLGVAKGATRKAGFETLYLNDAAHEFTLRGDSPALHLIQQIRDEAHRFAITGHRARRGKTRRTSTLEGVAGVGPTRRRDLLKHFGGLQELSRASIEEIAKAPGISKKLAESIYANLHSE from the coding sequence ATGACTGAAGTATTCGATTCCGGCGCCTTCCTGGCGACTGTCAGTGGGCGCCCCGGCGTCTATCGCATGTTCGACAGCGATGCGCGCCTGCTGTATGTCGGCAAGGCCAAGAACCTCAAGAAGCGCCTTGCCAGCTATTTTCGCAAGACCGGGCTGGCGCCAAAAACCGCTGCGCTGGTCGGGCGTATCGCGCAGGTCGAAACGACCATCACCGCCAACGAAACCGAGGCGTTGCTGCTTGAGCAGACGCTGATCAAGGAGTGGCGGCCGCCGTATAACATTCTGCTGCGCGACGATAAGTCCTATCCCTATGTCTTTCTGTCTGACGGCCAATTCCCACGTCTGAGCATCCACCGTGGCGCGAAGAAGGCCAAGGGCAAGTATTTTGGCCCGTACCCGAGCGCCGGGGCCATTCGCGAAAGTCTCAGCCTCTTGCAAAAGACCTTTTTCGTCCGTCAGTGCGAAGACAGCTATTACAAAAATCGCACGCGCCCGTGTCTTCAATATCAGATCAAGCGTTGCAAGGCGCCTTGTGTCGGTCTGGTCGAACCTGAGGTCTACGCCGAGGATGTACGCCATTCGGTGATGTTTCTCGAGGGGCGCAGTCATGCCCTGACCAATGAGCTGTCCACGGCAATGGAAGAGGCGGCAATCAATCTCGAATTCGAGCGCGCCGCCGAGTTGCGTGACCAGATTGCCTTGCTGCGCCGTGTTCAGGATCAGCAAAGCATGGAAGGTGGAACGGGCGACATCGATGTTATCGCAGCTTTCGTCAACCCGGGCGGCGCTTGCGTTCACTTGATCAGTGTGCGCGGCGGTCGGGTGTTGGGCAGCAAGAACTTCTTTCCGCAGGTGGGTATCGAGGAGGAGGTCGCTGAAGTCATGGCGGCGTTCCTCGGTCAGTACTACATCAGCAGTCCGGAGCGCGACCTGCCAGGCGAACTGATCGTCAACGTGGTTCCCGAAGACGCCACGGCTCTGATCGACGCCATCCACGAGCTGCGCGGTCGGGAGCTGAGCATCAGCCACCGGGTACGCGGCACGCGGGCTCGATGGCAGCAGTTGGCGGTCACCAATGCTGAGCAAGCGCTGGGCGCACGCCTGGCCAATCGTCAACACACGGCTGCGCGCTTCGATGCGCTGGCAGAAGTGCTGAACCTGGATGAGCCGCCGCAGCGTCTTGAGTGCTATGACATCAGTCACTCCAGTGGTGAGGCCACCGTCGCATCCTGTGTCGTGTTCGGCCCCGAAGGCGCGATCAAATCCGACTATCGTCGCTATAACATTGAAGGCGTCACGGCGGGTGATGATTATGCAGCCATGCACCAGGCGTTGACCCGGCGCTTCAGCAAACTGAAGGATGGCGAGGGCAAGCTGCCGGACATTCTGTTGGTGGACGGCGGCAAAGGTCAGTTGTCGATGGCCCGCGACGTACTCAACGAGCTGGCGGTGCCGGATCTCATTCTTCTGGGTGTGGCCAAGGGTGCAACACGCAAGGCAGGCTTCGAAACTTTGTATCTCAATGATGCCGCGCATGAGTTCACGCTGCGTGGCGATTCCCCGGCGTTGCACCTGATCCAGCAGATTCGTGACGAGGCGCACCGCTTCGCAATCACCGGCCACCGTGCGCGGCGCGGCAAGACCCGCCGCACCTCGACGCTGGAAGGCGTTGCAGGTGTCGGGCCGACCCGACGTCGGGACTTGTTGAAACATTTTGGTGGATTGCAGGAGCTGTCTCGTGCAAGCATCGAAGAGATCGCCAAAGCACCGGGGATCAGTAAAAAGCTCGCAGAGTCGATTTATGCAAACCTGCATAGCGAGTAG
- the gacA gene encoding response regulator transcription factor GacA gives MIRVLVVDDHDLVRTGITRMLADIDGLQVVGQAESGEESLIKARELKPDVVLMDVKMPGIGGLEATRKLLRSHPDIKVVAVTVCEEDPFPTRLLQAGAAGYLTKGAGLPEMVQAIRLVFAGQRYISPQIAQQLAIKSFQPTNDSPFDALSEREIQIALMIVGCQKVQIISDKLCLSPKTVNTYRYRIFEKLSISSDVELTLLAVRHGMVDASA, from the coding sequence TTGATTAGGGTGCTAGTGGTCGACGACCATGATCTCGTTCGTACAGGCATTACACGTATGCTGGCCGATATCGATGGCTTGCAGGTGGTTGGACAGGCCGAGTCCGGGGAAGAATCCCTGATCAAGGCCCGTGAGTTGAAACCCGATGTGGTCCTGATGGACGTAAAGATGCCCGGTATTGGCGGCCTCGAGGCCACGCGCAAGCTGTTGCGCAGCCACCCGGACATCAAGGTCGTCGCGGTGACCGTGTGCGAGGAAGATCCATTTCCTACGCGCCTGTTACAGGCTGGTGCCGCCGGCTACCTGACCAAGGGCGCTGGTTTGCCGGAAATGGTTCAGGCGATCCGTCTGGTGTTTGCCGGGCAGCGATACATCAGCCCGCAGATTGCCCAGCAACTGGCGATCAAATCGTTCCAGCCAACCAACGATTCACCTTTCGACGCTTTGTCCGAGCGGGAAATCCAGATCGCGTTGATGATTGTCGGCTGCCAGAAGGTGCAGATCATTTCCGACAAACTCTGCTTGTCGCCGAAAACGGTGAACACATATCGCTACCGGATTTTCGAAAAGCTGTCGATCAGCAGTGATGTCGAGCTGACGTTGCTGGCTGTGCGCCACGGCATGGTGGATGCCAGCGCCTGA
- a CDS encoding GNAT family N-acetyltransferase, producing MTWALRRAESADRAFARKLTCQNMLRYYIDHELLWQDEAFDVAWDGRDNWLVLLGEVPVGFFSLSHDRRALYIRELQIAEVSRRQGAGSWAIDQVVALARGEKLSALRLTVFKNNPAQSLYKRKGFKVCGEDECFLRMELDFGTLVL from the coding sequence GTGACCTGGGCATTGCGTCGTGCCGAATCGGCAGATCGGGCGTTCGCCCGAAAGCTGACGTGCCAGAACATGCTGCGCTATTACATTGACCACGAGCTGCTGTGGCAGGACGAAGCGTTCGACGTTGCCTGGGATGGGCGGGACAACTGGCTGGTCCTTCTTGGTGAAGTTCCTGTGGGATTTTTCAGTCTCAGTCATGATCGCCGGGCCTTGTACATCCGCGAGCTGCAAATAGCCGAGGTCTCTCGCAGGCAAGGTGCAGGATCCTGGGCGATTGATCAGGTTGTCGCTTTGGCTCGCGGCGAAAAACTGTCAGCACTGCGTTTGACAGTATTCAAAAATAATCCGGCGCAAAGTCTGTATAAGAGAAAAGGCTTCAAGGTGTGCGGTGAGGACGAGTGTTTCCTGAGGATGGAGCTCGATTTCGGTACACTTGTGCTCTGA
- a CDS encoding carbon-nitrogen hydrolase family protein, translating to MSMFTVAAAQSLSIAGDLAANIARHLRFMAVAAEQGVELLVFPELSLTGYEGQMAADLAIDPQDAVLQPLRDCARELGLTAVVGMPIRDRDSSKVLIGALTLGGDGSLEVYSKQHLHSGEELFYAPGAGGSSLSIGGDTIALAVCADFSHASHAAAAADLGADLYAAGVLIGEKGYGVDSALLQGYAQNHSMAVLMANHAGLTGGWQSAGRSAFWSESGTLVVAARGPGEVLVIARRDAGAWQGRVVPVAVDL from the coding sequence ATGTCGATGTTCACGGTCGCTGCAGCCCAGTCGCTCTCCATTGCCGGTGATCTGGCGGCGAACATCGCCCGTCATTTGCGCTTCATGGCCGTGGCGGCGGAGCAGGGCGTCGAGCTGCTGGTGTTCCCGGAGCTGTCGCTGACAGGCTACGAAGGCCAGATGGCCGCAGACCTGGCAATCGATCCGCAGGATGCTGTGCTGCAACCCTTGCGCGATTGCGCTCGCGAGCTAGGCCTCACCGCTGTCGTCGGTATGCCGATTCGCGATAGGGACAGTTCGAAGGTATTGATCGGCGCGCTGACATTAGGAGGGGATGGTTCTCTTGAGGTTTACAGCAAACAACATCTGCACAGTGGCGAAGAGCTTTTCTATGCCCCAGGTGCTGGTGGTTCGTCCTTGAGCATAGGCGGCGATACCATAGCGCTGGCGGTCTGCGCTGATTTTTCCCATGCCAGTCACGCGGCCGCGGCCGCCGATCTTGGTGCCGACCTGTACGCAGCAGGCGTGCTGATCGGGGAAAAAGGCTACGGCGTGGATAGCGCGCTGCTGCAGGGCTATGCCCAAAACCACTCAATGGCGGTGCTGATGGCCAATCACGCCGGGCTCACGGGTGGATGGCAATCGGCGGGTCGCAGCGCGTTCTGGTCTGAAAGCGGGACGCTGGTGGTGGCGGCGCGAGGGCCGGGTGAAGTGTTGGTTATTGCCCGGCGTGATGCCGGCGCATGGCAGGGGCGGGTAGTACCCGTGGCGGTAGACCTGTGA